In Heteronotia binoei isolate CCM8104 ecotype False Entrance Well chromosome 1, APGP_CSIRO_Hbin_v1, whole genome shotgun sequence, the genomic window GAAAACACATTGCCTTGCCTTTGAAAGCAGCCAAGCTGTTTCAGCCAGCTTATGGCTTGTGCAGACTGAACAGGTTATCCAGAAGCAGAGCTGGGCTCCATGTTTCTTGCTGCCCTGAGATGGGCAAAGATGCACATCAGGGAATCAAAAAGTTCAAACCTTGTCACTGTCAAATTACAAAAAAAGTAAAACTCTTAtcgaatcacacacacacaaaaaatcaaaTTGTAAATATTAAGAACCAGGTATCAAACCTTAATGTATCTAAGTACTGTCCCCTAATATATAAAAACCCTTTTAGTAAAATTGCACTTATACAGATGGGGATCTCACAGGCTTGTAAAGCATCCTTCCTATGATCAGGGACTTATGTGAAATACTGGTAAGTCAAATGCGTTTTGGCCATGAAGCCTTCCTCAGTAGTTAAAAATTTTACatgcaccataaaatgtttttttgtttatatgtattttatgctcCAACTGCACTTGGTCATAGCAAAAAATCTTGTGACATGCTCGTGTGTTAAGTGCAATTTTACTAAAAACGTTTTGCTACACTAGAGGAAGGTACTTATATATGTAACCAAAACTGATGAATTTTGATGCCCATTTTCTAACATTGACAATTGGATTAAAGTTTCTGTGATTTAATATGTTAGCTTTTTTGGGTAACTGACTGATATTTTATATATGGTAtgtttttcttcttcccttcccccccatttGGTTAcctggtttggtttttttgttgttcattttacccatcctttttttttttgttcattttcaATGTTCTTGCACAAGCCGGCAGAACACAGCAGAACTGTGTGGGGTGTACCTTGAATTTGTGAATGGACCATGCTGGAAgcactgagagagctcagacATGGTAAGATATGGGTATGGTAGGAACCTCTTCCATTCTACTGGAtactccctcctttccccagaaGACAGGAAGTGGAGCTGGTAAGGCAAGGCACTGTGCCATGCTTTGCCAATCTTAAAGAGTCATGCTGAACTTCTTATCTTATGGGGTGCCTTCCACTGAGACAACAAAGGGCTGCCTCAGTCCTTTGGGGTACCCTCGTTTCCAAGGATTAAAAAAGAGGCCTGCTGGACTGAAAACAACCTGTGAGTCTCATGTGCTTGGCTCTCTGCAAGCTAGAGTTGGCCCCAGTGTGGACAGCTGAAAAGCCGGGCTCTCCTTTCCCAACGGAGAGGAACCTGGAAGGTAAGGAGTGGTGGGGAAATCCTCCCCAGACTTGTTCCCCATTATACAGGCACTCTTCTTCTTGAAGAACTTCTGGAGTACAGAAGAGAGCAATCTCCTCACTGAACTGGGGCTGGGCTGGGGGTGtatggagaggaggaaagaagctATCTGGCCCCCAAGCAGTGTAGAACCTGCTATTATATTCCTGCCCCCATTTCTCCAGGGTCCAGGAAGCTGGCTGACCCTGGTAAAAGCCATCCATAGGAACTTGCAGATTAACCCCTTAGCCCTAGACCTGCATTACAAGTCTGAATTTGTGGGGATCTCAAGTGCAGTGAGAAGATTACAGTCACTCTCTCTCCAGTAGTCAAGATGCGACTCATCCAAAAGGCCATGATTCAAAACATATGAAAAAAACACAGGctcttaaatttttttaaaaaaacaacccaaagTGCATCATTGGGTGGGTGCATTGACTACCTCACATTTTTAAGCCCAGCCACAAAAGAATTTGGCAAATGGAGACCAGACTGGGAAAacccatttccccacccccacttcagcAGGAAGGGCCAAGGCAACGACACATGCCCTGAGACAGAAGCGAGGCCCTGAGGCTGCAGCTGCAATGGATTGCTATCTGGAAATAAAACCTGGGAGGGGGGCCCCTGCTGGGTCGGTATAACTCATCAAACCCCCTCCAGCCATAGGGCTATGAGAAGAAAGCCACAGGCCGTCAGATCTGCAGCTAGCCTACAGGGTCTCCAGTTTAGGGCTAGACTGTGATAGGAAGCCACCACAAGGACATTCAAAGGACAGGGAAAAGTCTCATCCAGTGGTGGGTCTCAAATTCACTCAGGTGGTAAAAGAAGCAAAGTCCCCACCTACCACATAGGGAAGGAAGAGGACAACGTGCTTTGCGGGAGAGCTGAAACCCAAGGGATTAATTACAGGCAGGGACCGCCTTGTCCAGGGATGAAGCCGTGACACAGTGTTGCATGAGCCCCTGGCTCATCTGAGAGTTTGGGGGAACATCTTAAAACAAACCATCTCACTTCACAAGATACAAAATTCATAAATGCTTTTTCACCTTTTAAGGGCAAAGCAAAGATCTGAACAAAAGCAAGCTGTTTGCCACCTACAATCTCACCTAGGTCCTTCAAGCAGGACTTTCAAATTCAAGTTCTGATGTAACCCTACTGGAAAGCAGGCTGACCCTTAATCTGGTTTGGCTGCATGCAGACAGAGGATCGTCTCAAACTGAACCACACGAGGAATCTCGATTCACCAACTTACAAGAAACGGGTGCAGCAGATCGATTTGGGTCAACGCTTTCCCCAAGTATCTGGGGGAAACTGCTACAGTAATAATCTTACAGATACGGTATATTAAGTATGAACTGGTTCCAGACCTCTACaaagcaccttttttttttcttcaaaaactgGTGTCAAACCAATGGAATTGAAAACGGATACAgattttccccagatgctctctCAAGAAAGACACAGCCAATTTACTACACATGTATAGTTCTGCAGAGAAACAGCAGTCCTCCTTCGCTACGATCAAGGGAGAGATGTGCACATTCGACACAAAGTGAAGGAAGTCCACATATTTGGCCCCTCCACAGGAATGGATTCGTAGAACTCATGAAAAGCCAATTCTTCCTCTTAAGCTTGGAGAGCGAATTAATCCTAACGCTCACTTTCTAAGTGGCAACTATTTCCTTACTGCAGAAATATGAACTTTCAGTTCCAGGCCACAGGAAAGCAAGAGCTGGGGCTAGGCCTGAGAGTTACACATGACTTTTAAGTTTCCAGACCCTCCAGTACGGAGGAAGATCTTTCATCCTGGGATTCAGAATGCAACAGTCCCTTGTCATGGCTcccgggtgggggtgggggaagagcaaGAGATGAATGGCTGGATCAGGTGTGTGGGAGGGAAACAAAGAGGGGCATGTTTATGCGGAGAACTGGGTTCTTTTGGAGACATGGATTAGAGGATCTCAATGGCAACATCCTCCGCAGTGATTGCCCGGGTGAGTATGTTGGCTCTCGCCAAATTTTGTTCTTCGGCTGAGGATTTCGTAGGAGCAGTCGTCCCCGCAGCAGCCAGACATGCTGGGTGAGGTATCATCTATTTCGAACCTGCAAAAATAAGGGGAAAAGAGGAGGGAAACAAACCCTGCGAGGAGAGACGATCACCTGGTGCACTATCTGTGCCAGAAGTTCACGGGTGAGGACTCTCGCTTGTGTGAACAGCGTAAGGTGTAGACACAAAGCTTGTCAGTTCCATCCACAAAGAGGGAAACTGAGATCAAATCCACGGCTTGCGCACAAGGAGAGAGCATGCACGAGCAGGGACAGGCAGGCTAACATGCTGCAGAAACCCCTGGACTGGCTCCTCCACACTCCTTTGTAAGAGTATGCAGCAGAAACAGATAAGTTTCTTGCCCAGAACATCCAAGTCCGCATGTGGCCAAGAACTATAAGAAAGAGGCCTAGTTCCGACTGACACCATCAAACCTGTGCCCGGGGAAAGCATGCGGGAAATCAGTGTGCCAGAGGAAAGGAAGGACAAGAACTTCTTAATCTAGAATGCTGGTTTTCTAGGTtcatggatttaaaaaaaaaaacactgaggAGCATTGCATCATGTAAGCACCCCAGAACTACAGTGTGAAACAGCTGAACACATGTACCAACGCAGAATGAGGCCATAGCCTCTGCTATCAAAACACCAGATACGATGTTGCCCTCCTTGACAGATTTCCCTTTGCCCTCCCCATATCCCGTAATTTATTAGCTCGTAAAAGGAGAAGTGCCAGAGCTGAAGCTTGCTAGGAAGTCAAGCGCGTGGGTCTAGGAGCTCTGCTGCCTGTCCCCTAATgctagaagaagatgactgcagatttataccccgcccttctctctaaattagagactcagagcggcttacaatcccctatagcttctccccccacaacagacaccctgtgaggtgactggggctgagagggctctcacagcagctgcccttttgaagacatctcccgcgatagctatgactaatcctaggccattccagcagctgcaagtggagaagtggggaatcaaacctggttctcccagataagagtctgcacacttaaccactacaccaaactggctctaggagaATGGTTGTAGCTGCTCAGAAGTGGGGAAAATGATCATCATCCCCCACCCTGACTTTGCTCTTACTTCATATATTTCACAAGTCAACACTGGGTGAAAATCAGGAGTTTTGAGCTGCTGCTAATCAGGATAGAGCCGCTCCTTTACATGGTACTCCGTCAATGAATTTTGGACTGTTAATCGCTTTCACTAACTGATTCTCTCCCACCCCACCTTTGATGGTGATCTTGCCAATGCTTAGTTTGCTGGAACACAGAGCACTAGGGAAGCAACTCTACATTTACAGAACGGCTTTCTCCTTGGTGGGTAGCCACAGCCCTAACCTAAGCTTATTCCAGACACAGCATGGTGTTTTTCTGCACAGCCTGACATTTAGTGACTGCGACccttttaatttgtattttgcaTTAATTCAGTGATGTTCTCGCCTACCCCTTAGCCTAAGATATAGGACTAGAACAGATGTGGTCCAATTAGAGTCATATGTAGCGCCACATCTGGCCCACGTAAGCTCACCATCCAGCCCGCAAAGCTGCTTGATTTGTCGGGAGCTTTAAGCCCTAGGCTTAAGGACAGCAGAGCGGATTTAAATTACAGGTGGAAAGGTACTGGCTAGTTCttagggggatttttttttatagtAAGAATAGTTCAGCAGCAGAATCGGCTggctagggaggtggtgagctccccctcaacATCGGTTTTCAaaaagcagctggacaaacacttgtcagagatactctaggccaggggtccccaacccctgggccgtggaccggtcccggtctgttagcaaccaggccttgagttgtataattatttcatgatatattacaatgtattaataataagaacacgacattgggtttatatcctgccctccactccaaatttcagagtttcaaagtggctcacaatctcctttaccttcctccctcacaacagacaccctgtgaggtgggtggagctgagaaagctcttacagcagctgccctttcaaggactactcttgcgagagctctggctgacccaaggccattccagcagctgcaagtggaggagtggggaatcaaaccaaggggagggactgtggctcagtggcagagcatctgcttgggaagcagaaggtcccaggttcaatccccggcatctccaaaaaagggtccaggcaaagaggtgtgaaaaacctcagcttgagtccctggagagccgctgccagtctgagaagacaatactgactttgatggacctagggtctgattcagtataaggcagcttcatatgttcatatgttctcccagataagagtcctcgcacttaaccaccacaccaaactaatagaaacaaagtgcacaattgtatcatcccgaaactacacccctccctgtccccattccgtggaaaaactgtcttccacaaaaccggtccctggtgccaaaaaggttgaggaccgctgctcttgcattgagcagggggttgggccaGATCGCTTATATGgccccttcctactctatgattctgtgattctacagGTCAGACCTGGAGAGAGGCCCATTTCTGAGGCCTCCATATTGGATgctgcctcctcctttcttttcAGGCCAAAGAATTTGCCCCCTTCAGGACTAGAAGCTCTAACAGGGAAATACTTGATCCATCAACTCAGACCCACGGAAGAGAAGCATTCTTTCCTACCCCGTTAAATCCCCACATTATTCAGGAAATAAATCAAGCTGTTTCCTTACTGTAAAGCTTCTCTGAAGAACTGATACGCCCCATGATTGTGTTTAAATACTGTTAACATTACTTTCTTCATTTgtgtgctggaaaaaaaaaataaccagaaGCACCACAGTCAGCTTGAAGGACAAAATTCAGAAGAAAAAAACTAAATAAAGCTTCTTGCTTCTCCCTGAACAGCAAGCACTAAAGTGAGTTCCTAGTTGGGCCAGCCTAGGATATTCAAGTTATTACTGTCCCTGTCTCCATGGTCTCACAAGTTACCTGTTCTTCTTGTACCAAATCTGAGACTGTTTCTTCTGGAAGGGATATGCTATTTAAATTATGTCTGTGCAAAGTATGGTAACACACGGACCGCTTGGATTCTATTTCACCTCCTGTCTCCCACCCTCCACACTGAATGTGAAGCTGAATAAGTAACATGAAGAGTCTGCTCCAGCCTATATGGGATTTTTTATTATGAAAAAAGATGCAGAAGGGAATCTGGTTTCCTAACTGGATAAACCCATAAACAAgtgagtgcaaaaaaaaaaaaaaagcctctatGGAGTTCACATTGTTATTTCTTCAGCGGTATCACATTTTACTTGATGCAAAAGACTCATTAATAGCTATGGAATCTGCTCCAGGTAGGCATGTTTAAAATTGCACCCTCAGATACAGAGGGACACGTTTACCTGTTTGCCACGAGCTGCAGTATCTGTATGAGGAATTTGCCCAGACCTTTCCTTCTCACTTTGCTTTCCAGCTGCACTTCGTAGCTAGCAAGAGAAGTGGGGAAACCATGAATGTCATTCCCCATAGCTTAAGCTTGCCCACAGAACTTTCAGTCCAGTGCAAAGAGATGGAAGTTTTTCCCATATAAGATCCAACTCAACTCTTGCAACATTAGGATAAAGCAAGGGCATCATAcgctagatcagggatgtcaaacatgtggcctgggggccaaatcaggcccccagagggttcctatcaggcccacgagtaAGTCTGctttcatctccctctctcttgcttccttctgtgtcacagcttgctttgccaggcttgctcaatcacgcagaagctacagagcaaagcctctgtttttttccattggctacggctccttccttggggaggaagaacttgcttttccaggctctctgaattgcacaggagagctactgagccaagcctcttttccttctattggctgaggctccgccccctcctcatcccctggggagcgaggaaaagagccagatcttcctttgcccagttccctcaatcacacaggagatacAAAATATTTAAGtgtgtctgtatcctttataaagtttatatctctgctacctggtaatacattttatgacacacttggCCTGGTCCgtcaaggtcccatttatgtcagatatggccctcgtgttcgacacccctgtgctagatatTTCAACCCTCATAGCCATGGGGAAAAGGCTTCAATCTAAGTAGTCAGCCAAAGATTCAACAACTATAAAGGACAGTGTGGGATCTTCTGGGAAACAATCTGGCTTTTCCCAGCttgtcccctccccaccctcccacaATATTCTGAGAGCTAGCATAGTCTAATGATTAGGAGATGGAGTTATGAATTAAGTAGTCGCTGCTTTGAATATTGCCTCTGCTATCAAATCCCTATTTGTTCAAGCTCAACACTTCTGATATGCATATGGGAGGGATTATACTGACCTACCTTACAGGCTTGTTGTAAGGAATGCTGATAGACATAACATTAAGTAACTGTGCATTTACACAGTAACCACTGGAAGCAAAACACTTCATATACTTTGTCGTAATCCTTAGAACAGCCTTGGTAAGTAAGCCACTATTATCTCCATAAACATTTTCTGAATGAGGAGAGGAAAACTCCAGTTTCTTAGCCACTACACTACATCAAATCCCAGGTGAAGAGCACCAAACACTAAAAAAACGGTATATAAATACTACCGATGATGAACATTTATCCTACTGTTACTTCAAGTATGCTGACCTGCAACAAGCAAAtcactccttctccttctgccaTTTCAGCTGCTACCTTTTACAAACACACGCAAACTCtgaaaacctctaaattttgcaCCTGGAAGAACACAACTGTCTACTTGAATGAGCCAAGCTTCTGTCATTTATTTCATCCCCCAAACTGGGGTCCCCTGACAGTAGAAATGTAAACACTGACAATACTGATTCCCTcttcgcccccccccaaaaaacaaacaaaatattgggAAGAATCTAAGCATGCCAGCTAGGACACTTACCAATAGAGGACCTCCTCTCCACATTCCACATCGAAGCGGAAGTGAGAGAAAGCCACAGGGACTGAACCGTCTTCCAGAGCAACGAGATACCACGCTCGGTCATCTGTCATCTCATCCCGTTTCTCCCGGTCTTTCCAACCCCACTCGCTCTGCTCATACCTTTGGAGGAGGAAAAAGGGAGGTAAGGAGAAAATGCCAACTTTTCAAGGAAAAGATGGTCTCCTGGAAACAAGAAACACTGATTTATTGGTGCCTTGGAGAGGCAGGGAGACCCAAGTCTACCTCAGTCTCCCGTTCCCATCCCTTATGGTTTACAAGCAAGACTTTGGGGTTGAAAGAAACCTGACAAAACTGAATGGAAACACAACTATGTAAGGACAAGAAGCTACTGCAGATGTCTCACTCCTGCCTGCTCTCTGCAAATGAGTATGCTCACTGCATGCCCCTCCTCTGTCCAAATTAATTCTGAAATAAACTCTTCAACCTTATCAGTGGATAGGGAGGCGaacaaagagaaaggaagaagagacaaagaaaaggaggaggatacCTGAAGGTAAGAAACCCTCAAAAGCCAACAACCCATACCACTCGCTCCTGCCCATCCCAACACCTGCTGGTGAATGTTCCAGACTGCACCCCATTCCCTTCCCTCATAAGGCATTTCCCCCAGGCCTTACAATGTCTGCATGTTTGTCTTGGTCAGTTCAAAAGCCCAGTCAAGTGTGGCCGGGTCCAAGCTGGATACTCGTTTACATTCAATGGAGACATTTAACCTGCAAAAAGACAAGAATGATAATGTGGGAGGGGGGCATTGCTAGGATTTGTGACTAAGCCCCTGGGCTATCAATCAGGAGACCTCAGAAACAAGTTTTTATTATAAGTGGGGAAAGGACGGTGGCTTATGGGTCACAGTGAAACCATGACACTTGCAAATGACAAATGCAAATACCATTGGTTTGAGTACTGGGAAAGGCAGGCTCTGTTCTTTGTTCTAAAGCAAAAGGAGCATAGAGTTTTTACTCACCCATTCCTGTCATATTTCTTGAACACGGGGAAAGCTTCCAGTGGGTCAACCAGCTACAGGAAAAAAGGTAACTGAAAGGTTCATGTCTACAGAGTACTCCGATAAGAACATACACGTCAGGAACTTCTAAAGGTCTTGTGTTTTTCTCTTTGTTTCATTTCGCTTCCTAAAATTATTTGAGAAAAGGTTTGTCTCTTCTAGCCCATCATAAATatgagaactgaaaattttctagacatggagcaggggtcactggggatgtattctgaatttcctgcactgtgcatggggttgggctagatgaccctggaggtcccatccaactctattattctatgatggtggggggaggggggaggtaagggGCAATATGCAGACCAAGTAAAATCTGACTTGGAAATATTTATCTGGTCTCCCTGGTCCATCTACACCACCCATGCAAAGAAACAGGGGCAGAAAAGGGGCTTACTTTGTTGGCAGCTTCCACCTTGGCACAGACAGCATCCATGGCTGCCCGCTCTTCCAGTCGTTTCTGTTTCTTCTCCTTGCCTTTACTAGACTTCCTCTGAAACGAGAGGGTTGAGATGTTACAGCAGGACACATCCTGTCTCACTTAagctccatccaagtacttgaccACGCAGGTGTGGCTTCCTCCCCCAGAGACTACACCACTTTGGGGAGGTGGGTTGCACTGTAGGActaagaaggaggagaagaaaatgatataagctgctttgggttctccactggggagaaaggtggggtacaaaacgaagcaaataataataaataataagaacAAAAGCGTTATGCAGTGGCAAAAACTCTACAGCAGGAGGCATCGTGAACCACCCCTTCATTATGCCAGCATGAAAACTTAGTTGATTGCAAATTCATACATAGGGTAGCTCTTGCCTGTTACAGCaacacagaagtaataaaataaaaaccagacAGGAGGGCCCGTCCTTACCTTTCTACAGACTAAAACTGGTTCTGCTATTCAATAAAAGCTCAATTCATCTACCAGTTCAACCAAGTAAAGCTTGAAGCCTTTGGtggttggggggcggggggagtgatGTATGAATGAAAGCTTCATGCTGAGCTTTCTAATGAAGACACAGACAGCACATTCTTGGCAAGTTGGTGAAAGAGTCTCTAAGGAATGCTGGATGATGCCAAGACACCATAGTTCATGGGTTACTTAGCTCCTTTTCAACGGTTACAGTATTCCTACACAGATATTGCTCCTGTCagggacacatacacacacatcccTCCCCTGCCAAGTAACCCTTCAAATGTGACAGGGAGCCAAACTAAAAGGGCAGAACCCAGGCCTCCTGCTTAGAGAAAACAGCTTACCATGCtgcaccttccccccacccccaccctccccacctgcTGTGCTGCGCGCCAAGTAAAATCTGACTTGGAAATAtcgccactttaaaaaaaaagaaaaagaaaacccttgCTACAAAAGAGCTGTAAGGTTTTGCCAGGCTGGTGAGTCAGTGAACGCTGGCAGCTGAGCCAAAAACGTGCGCTTAACCTCAACGCAACACTTCTACCCTCACTAAAGTTCAAATAAGGACATCCTTTTCCTCCCGTTCCTAACGTGTAGCTGGCTGGGAAACAAGCTGAGAGTCTGCGGCTAGCTGGGGAAAACTGGAGCAGGAAGACAGCCAGGAAGCAAGCTACAGAAGTGGACAGTTGCCTGCACCTCCCTGGACACAAAGCCACCCTAATGCTATTTTCCCAGATATCTGTGTATCTCCTTGTCTGAACCAAACATATCTGTAAATAACGAAGAAAAACTTTGCAGATGCAACTTTGCATGTATGAAGAAAGCTCTTCAGTTTAAAGAAGAGGGTGAGTGTGCTCTTTGATTGACATGAACTCTCCTTCACCTATGGTGGCCTATAAACCAGCCCTTCCTCGGGCCAGAAAAACACACTGCTTTCCAATGGGAGTTGTTATAGAGAACCAGGAGATACACTACCTCTCACCCTTCCATAAACTGCACCTGCCAAAAGCTGGCATTCCCCACCTCAATTCCTGGTTCTTCAGTCCAGATACTTAGAACCACCCAGATGCTTGAGACATAAGGAAATTCTTTTCTGACAGAGAGCTGAACACCAAATTTTTGCATAACAACAACTACTACTTAATGTACATCATAGCCAATTTAGGACCATTTGGATTTAACCCTAATAACAGTTGAGTTCCTAACTGAGTTCCAACAATTTGGTTGTGGAAACTACTCTCAGGCTCGGAAAAAGGCAAaaagcttctttgcatatcagaAGCTCCCTAAGTTTAAACAGCCATCTAGGGGTGGAGCTTCTCTCATCCTTGTTACCGTCACTGATTTCATTTGACTAATTTCCCTGCTATCAAAGTGTCTAATCACACTGcacaagcctccccccccccccgcacgttTTATTGACACACTTAAGCACTTTTGCTGCAAGTGATTTATTGTGCTGATAAGACACAAGAGGTAAAAGGAGCGCAGAGGTCAGAAAAGGACAGAAAAAAGTCCTTTCCTAGATACGGAATACAACAAAGTTGCTGTCAGCCGTTTTCAGCTTGGACTGAGGTGTAAACAGAGAAGTTAGGCCTACTTTTAGACACAATAACTCCACTAAAGTAGACAACAATTTGTGTTCCACATGGATGGATGCACACAATTAGCTCAGTGTCTTGATAACAATTGAGTGACTTGATTTTAT contains:
- the NAA40 gene encoding N-alpha-acetyltransferase 40 isoform X1, whose protein sequence is MGRKSSKGKEKKQKRLEERAAMDAVCAKVEAANKLVDPLEAFPVFKKYDRNGLNVSIECKRVSSLDPATLDWAFELTKTNMQTLYEQSEWGWKDREKRDEMTDDRAWYLVALEDGSVPVAFSHFRFDVECGEEVLYCYEVQLESKVRRKGLGKFLIQILQLVANSTQMKKVMLTVFKHNHGAYQFFREALQFEIDDTSPSMSGCCGDDCSYEILSRRTKFGESQHTHPGNHCGGCCH
- the NAA40 gene encoding N-alpha-acetyltransferase 40 isoform X2, which produces MGRKSSKGKEKKQKRLEERAAMDAVCAKVEAANKLVDPLEAFPVFKKYDRNGLNVSIECKRVSSLDPATLDWAFELTKTNMQTLYEQSEWGWKDREKRDEMTDDRAWYLVALEDGSVPVAFSHFRFDVECGEEVLYCTQMKKVMLTVFKHNHGAYQFFREALQFEIDDTSPSMSGCCGDDCSYEILSRRTKFGESQHTHPGNHCGGCCH